TTCCTGTTTATGTTCTAACTCGCAATCGTGATTATAAATTTGAGTCGAATTTTCCGATTACTATATTTCATGAAACTCTAGAAGATTTAACTTTTGAACTTGAAAAAAGATTATTTAAATCTGCCTACGTTGATGGCGGACAAATGATTCAATCTTTTATCGAAAACCAGTTATTATACGAGATTACCATCACAAGAATTCCTGTTTTACTTGGATCGGGACTACCTCTTTTTGGTTACTTAGTTCAAGATCAAAATTTGAAACACATGG
The genomic region above belongs to Leptospira montravelensis and contains:
- a CDS encoding dihydrofolate reductase family protein — its product is MIKYRAFIASSLDGFIARTNGSIDWLISENYKIENNDLGYSSFMKNIDCIVMGRVTFETVLSFESYPFADIPVYVLTRNRDYKFESNFPITIFHETLEDLTFELEKRLFKSAYVDGGQMIQSFIENQLLYEITITRIPVLLGSGLPLFGYLVQDQNLKHMETKTYVNGFVQSEYQFC